From Eptesicus fuscus isolate TK198812 chromosome 14, DD_ASM_mEF_20220401, whole genome shotgun sequence, one genomic window encodes:
- the ZBED10P gene encoding LOW QUALITY PROTEIN: putative protein ZBED10P (The sequence of the model RefSeq protein was modified relative to this genomic sequence to represent the inferred CDS: deleted 4 bases in 2 codons) — MLVQEASNLQALSWVLPILHYLHIFLEQDQRHFEEQSGGEMGAAIRLPRAWPCSSTDCQLSELFHHKEFMLATLLDPRFKGQIEAILPVGADIDHWKQVLVYKVREVMVSEYSLSPPPFLQSPKVMWTPPEVRVAKGPRAEGKGQMERVWRSSRSGSLLLGQRGRPCWSLESVGLLPSQRNRALLSTENHLATVIVKKYLRENKIVGAQEDPLAYWEKRQEVWPVLAKLATVYLSCPATSTFSGSVFASLDSPTIIE; from the exons ATGCTGGTCCAGGAGGCGAGCAATCTGCAGGCTTTAAGTTGGGTGCTGCCGATACTGCACTACTTGCACATCTTCCTGGAGCAGGATCAGAGGCACTTTGAGGAGCAAAGTGGTGGGGAGATGGGTGCAGCCATCCGGTTGCCCAGGGCTTGGCCCTGCAGCTCTACAGACTGTCAGCTCAGTGAGCTCTTCCACCATAAGGAGTTCATGCTGGCGACTCTACTGGACCCCCGCTTCAAGGGCCAGATTGAGGCCATCCTGCCCGTGGGGGCCGACATTGACCACTGGAAGCAAGTTCTCGTGTACAAGGTGAGGGAGGTTATGGTGTCTGAATACTCCttgtctcccccacccttcctgcAGAGCCCCAAGGTTATGTGGACACCACCTGAAGTG AGAGTAGCCAAGGGccccagggctgaggggaagGGCCAGATGGAGCGTGTGTGGAGAAGCAGTAGATCTGGGTCTTTGCTGCTGGGCCAGAGGGGAAGACCTTGCTGGAGC CTGGAAAGTGTAGGGCTGCTACCATCTCAGAGAAACAGAGCTTTGCTCTCCACTGAGAACCACCTGGCCACAGTCATTGTCAAGAAGTACCTGCGTGAGAACAAGATAGTTGGCGCCCAGGAGGATCCCTTGGCTTACTGGGAGAAGAGGCAGGAAGTCTGGCCAGTCCTGGCAAAACTGGCCACTGTCTATCTGTCCTGTCCTGCTACCAGCACCTTTTCTGGAAGTGTCTTTGCCTCCCTGGATAGTCCCACCATCATAGAGTAA